Below is a window of Gossypium hirsutum isolate 1008001.06 chromosome A12, Gossypium_hirsutum_v2.1, whole genome shotgun sequence DNA.
GATTCCAACAGTCCCATTCCCTTCTCCAAGTTCTGGTAATAAAGATTGTCAAACTTGGATGGAGTCATTACATCATTGAAAGCTGACATTGCAGGATCCTTCTCATAGTTGTGACAGAGTTTCTTTAGAGCCTCGGCATACTTGGGATTATAAGCAGGATCGGTGGGGACAGTTTTGCTATACCTGAAGAGCCTGTAAGCGAACTCCTTGCAGTGAGCGAATCCGAGGGTGTGGGCACCGGTGAGGGCGACCAATTCTTGAACGGTGAAGTTCTTGGATTCAAACTTTTTGATGATCTCATCCATGGTCATGTTAGCCAGTGGCATGTGCCCTTCTACGCTGGACTGAGTGGACACCAGGCTGTCCTTACGGCCAAGGTTAACGGTGTAGAAGGGTCCCCCAACCATGGTAATGGCGTTACGTGTGGCCAAGGCGAGGATGTCGGAGCAAGAGACAACGCCGGGGCAGGAAAGCTCAACGGCAGTCTTGGCACGTACAATTACGTCGAAAGCATCGCCGGGAAGAGAGAGGTTGATGTCGGCGTCACGTTCGGCCTTGTT
It encodes the following:
- the LOC121211271 gene encoding peroxidase 31, which translates into the protein MAFPSFLFLLILLPLFFSNIPFSLSQSQLSPDYYRQSCPNLDNIIRDVVTTKQISNPTTAAGTLRLFFHDCMIGGCDTSVLISSNSFNKAERDADINLSLPGDAFDVIVRAKTAVELSCPGVVSCSDILALATRNAITMVGGPFYTVNLGRKDSLVSTQSSVEGHMPLANMTMDEIIKKFESKNFTVQELVALTGAHTLGFAHCKEFAYRLFRYSKTVPTDPAYNPKYAEALKKLCHNYEKDPAMSAFNDVMTPSKFDNLYYQNLEKGMGLLESDNALFQNPKTRPFVQLYAKNQTAFFNDFARAIEKLSLNGVKTGNQGEVRRKCDAFNSIHI